The following are from one region of the Populus trichocarpa isolate Nisqually-1 chromosome 8, P.trichocarpa_v4.1, whole genome shotgun sequence genome:
- the LOC7467541 gene encoding uncharacterized protein LOC7467541 isoform X2 — MESTGCWFNRLKSKDKLKSAKQKDTTCNGKEGTKAPNSEEAPSNVTKQKVAAAKQFIENHYKKQMKDLQERQERRNVLEKKLADAEVSEEEHNNLLKFLEKKETEYMRLQRHKMGADDFEPLTMIGKGAFGEVRVCREKSTGHVYAMKKLKKSEMLRRGQVEHVKAERNLLAEVDSNCIVKLYCSFQDEEYLYLIMEYLPGGDMMTLLMRKDTLTEDEARFYVGETVLAIESIHKHNYIHRDIKPDNLLLDRNGHMKLSDFGLCKPLDCSTLQEKDFSAANKLSGALQSDGRPAVPKRTQQEQLQHWQRNRRMLAYSTVGTPDYIAPEVLLKKGYGMECDWWSLGAIMYEMLVGFPPFYSDEPMSTCRKIVNWRDHLKFPEEAKLSSEAKDLISKLLCNVDQRLGTKGADEIKAHPWFKGIEWDKLYQIKAAFIPEVNDELDTQNFEKFEEADDQIQTSAKSGPWRKMLSSKDINFVGYTYKNFEIINDHQLPGIAELKKKSTKSKRPSIKSLFDESAEPPNEPVKGSFLSLLPPKLDSSEQSGNPNKLF, encoded by the exons ATGGAGTCAACAGGGTGTTGGTTCAACAGGTTAAAGTCGAAGGATAAGCTGAAGTCTGCCAAACAGAAAGATACCACATGCAATGGGAAGGAGGGAACTAAAGCACCTAACAGTGAAGAAGCACCATCCAATGTAACCAAGCAGAAGGTTGCAGCTGCAAAACAGTTTATTGAGAACCATTATAAGAAGCAAATGAAGGACCTGCAAGAGAGGCAGGAGCG ACGTAATGTACTGGAGAAGAAGTTAGCTGATGCTGAGGTCTCTGAGGAAGAACATAATAACTTACTAAAGTTTTTAGAGAAGAAGGAAACTGAATACATGCGTCTTCAAAGGCATAAAATGGGCGCTGATGATTTTGAGCCATTGACCATGATAGGCAAGGGTGCATTTGGGGAG GTTAGAGTCTGTAGAGAAAAATCAACAGGTCATGTATATGCCATGAAGAAGCTTAAGAAATCAGAGATGCTACGCAGAGGCCAG GTCGAACATGTGAAAGCAGAAAGGAATCTACTTGCTGAGGTTGATAGCAATTGCATTGTCAAACTATATTGTTCTTTCCAAGATGAAGAGTATCTGTATCTCATCATGGAATATCTACCTGGTGGAGATATGATGACTTTACTGATGCGCAAAGACACACTAACCGAAGATGAGGCCAGGTTTTACGTTGGGGAAACTGTCCTGGCTATTGAGTCTATCcataaacataattatattCATAG AGATATCAAACCTGACAACTTGCTACTTGATAGAAATGGTCACATGAAATTATCAGACTTTGGATTATGTAAACCATTAGATTGCAGTACTCTCCAAGAGAAGGATTTTTCTGCGGCAAACAAGCTTAGTGGAGCTCTTCAAAGTGATGGACGCCCTGCAGTGCCAAAACGTACACAACAGGAGCAATTACAACATTGGCAAAGGAACAGGAGGATGCTC GCTTATTCTACTGTTGGAACTCCTGACTATATTGCCCCAGAGGTCTTGTTGAAGAAAGGATATGGAATGGAATGTGATTG GTGGTCCCTTGGTGCTATTATGTATGAAATGCTTGTGGGGTTCCCACCGTTTTACTCAGACGAGCCCATGTCAACTTGTAGGAAG ATAGTTAATTGGAGAGATCATTTAAAATTTCCAGAAGAAGCAAAGTTATCTTCCGAAGCAAAAGACCTTATTAGCAAACTTCTATGTAATGTTGACCAGAGGCTTGGAACAAAAGGGGCAGATGAAATCAAG GCTCACCCATGGTTTAAAGGTATTGAGTGGgacaaattatatcaaataaaagcTGCATTTATTCCTGAGGTCAATGATGAGTTGGATACCCAAAATTTTGAGAAGTTTGAAGAG GCTGATGACCAAATTCAGACTTCAGCAAAATCTGGTCCGTGGAGAAAG ATGCTTTCATCTAAAGATATCAACTTTGTTGGTTATACATACAAGAACTTTGAAATCATAAATGATCATCAGTTGCCTGGAATTG ctgaattaaagaagaagagcaCAAAATCTAAGAGGCCTTCGATCAAGTCACTTTTTG
- the LOC7467541 gene encoding uncharacterized protein LOC7467541 isoform X1: protein MESTGCWFNRLKSKDKLKSAKQKDTTCNGKEGTKAPNSEEAPSNVTKQKVAAAKQFIENHYKKQMKDLQERQERRNVLEKKLADAEVSEEEHNNLLKFLEKKETEYMRLQRHKMGADDFEPLTMIGKGAFGEVRVCREKSTGHVYAMKKLKKSEMLRRGQVEHVKAERNLLAEVDSNCIVKLYCSFQDEEYLYLIMEYLPGGDMMTLLMRKDTLTEDEARFYVGETVLAIESIHKHNYIHRDIKPDNLLLDRNGHMKLSDFGLCKPLDCSTLQEKDFSAANKLSGALQSDGRPAVPKRTQQEQLQHWQRNRRMLAYSTVGTPDYIAPEVLLKKGYGMECDWWSLGAIMYEMLVGFPPFYSDEPMSTCRKIVNWRDHLKFPEEAKLSSEAKDLISKLLCNVDQRLGTKGADEIKAHPWFKGIEWDKLYQIKAAFIPEVNDELDTQNFEKFEEADDQIQTSAKSGPWRKMLSSKDINFVGYTYKNFEIINDHQLPGIAELKKKSTKSKRPSIKSLFEDESAEPPNEPVKGSFLSLLPPKLDSSEQSGNPNKLF, encoded by the exons ATGGAGTCAACAGGGTGTTGGTTCAACAGGTTAAAGTCGAAGGATAAGCTGAAGTCTGCCAAACAGAAAGATACCACATGCAATGGGAAGGAGGGAACTAAAGCACCTAACAGTGAAGAAGCACCATCCAATGTAACCAAGCAGAAGGTTGCAGCTGCAAAACAGTTTATTGAGAACCATTATAAGAAGCAAATGAAGGACCTGCAAGAGAGGCAGGAGCG ACGTAATGTACTGGAGAAGAAGTTAGCTGATGCTGAGGTCTCTGAGGAAGAACATAATAACTTACTAAAGTTTTTAGAGAAGAAGGAAACTGAATACATGCGTCTTCAAAGGCATAAAATGGGCGCTGATGATTTTGAGCCATTGACCATGATAGGCAAGGGTGCATTTGGGGAG GTTAGAGTCTGTAGAGAAAAATCAACAGGTCATGTATATGCCATGAAGAAGCTTAAGAAATCAGAGATGCTACGCAGAGGCCAG GTCGAACATGTGAAAGCAGAAAGGAATCTACTTGCTGAGGTTGATAGCAATTGCATTGTCAAACTATATTGTTCTTTCCAAGATGAAGAGTATCTGTATCTCATCATGGAATATCTACCTGGTGGAGATATGATGACTTTACTGATGCGCAAAGACACACTAACCGAAGATGAGGCCAGGTTTTACGTTGGGGAAACTGTCCTGGCTATTGAGTCTATCcataaacataattatattCATAG AGATATCAAACCTGACAACTTGCTACTTGATAGAAATGGTCACATGAAATTATCAGACTTTGGATTATGTAAACCATTAGATTGCAGTACTCTCCAAGAGAAGGATTTTTCTGCGGCAAACAAGCTTAGTGGAGCTCTTCAAAGTGATGGACGCCCTGCAGTGCCAAAACGTACACAACAGGAGCAATTACAACATTGGCAAAGGAACAGGAGGATGCTC GCTTATTCTACTGTTGGAACTCCTGACTATATTGCCCCAGAGGTCTTGTTGAAGAAAGGATATGGAATGGAATGTGATTG GTGGTCCCTTGGTGCTATTATGTATGAAATGCTTGTGGGGTTCCCACCGTTTTACTCAGACGAGCCCATGTCAACTTGTAGGAAG ATAGTTAATTGGAGAGATCATTTAAAATTTCCAGAAGAAGCAAAGTTATCTTCCGAAGCAAAAGACCTTATTAGCAAACTTCTATGTAATGTTGACCAGAGGCTTGGAACAAAAGGGGCAGATGAAATCAAG GCTCACCCATGGTTTAAAGGTATTGAGTGGgacaaattatatcaaataaaagcTGCATTTATTCCTGAGGTCAATGATGAGTTGGATACCCAAAATTTTGAGAAGTTTGAAGAG GCTGATGACCAAATTCAGACTTCAGCAAAATCTGGTCCGTGGAGAAAG ATGCTTTCATCTAAAGATATCAACTTTGTTGGTTATACATACAAGAACTTTGAAATCATAAATGATCATCAGTTGCCTGGAATTG ctgaattaaagaagaagagcaCAAAATCTAAGAGGCCTTCGATCAAGTCACTTTTTG